The Bos taurus isolate L1 Dominette 01449 registration number 42190680 breed Hereford chromosome 18, ARS-UCD2.0, whole genome shotgun sequence genome has a window encoding:
- the ZNF614 gene encoding zinc finger protein 614 isoform X1, producing the protein MIKAQELLTLEDVAVEFNWEEWQLLDSAQRDLYWDVMLENYNNLVSLGYQGTKPDMLSKLEHGREPCIIENEMRNRICPGIRKGDSYLPEHSRNQRFLKSMQQCNEQNAFRKSVHLSKTHFTLIQDHIFNLHRKALESSLSLINQKSSYGIKNPVEFNGDEKSFLHSDCGQLYSGIIFPESTEHISAQFQFLKHQRTHKIEKSLACVESEKPCSRKSQLISHESVHTGEKPSGGNPCEKSFSRNVTLTKHQKTQTRDTPHLTSEPSKGCTVKSSSPVHHQTCTGEKAYVCSECGKGFTMKRYLIAHQQTHSGEKPYVCGECGKGFSGKSNLTVHQRTHTGEKPYVCSECGKGFTMKRYLAVHQRTHTGERPYLCSECGKDFAVKSNLTVHLRSHTGEKSYICGECGKGFTVKSNLMVHQRTHTGEKSYRCNECGKGFTTKLTLIIHQRTHTGEKPYECNECGKAFSQKICLIQHERCHTGKTPFVCTECGKSYSHKYGLITHQRIHIGEKPYECDECGKAFTTKSVLNVHQRTHTGERPYGCSDCEKAFSHLSNLVKHKKMHIREMGRSSQVGNAFNRVPDHFL; encoded by the exons GAATTGCTGACACTGGAAGATGTGGCTGTGGAGTTCAACTGGGAGGAGTGGCAGCTCCTGGATTCTGCTCAGAGAGACCTATACTGGGATGTGATGTTGGAGAACTATAACAATTTGGTGTCACTGG GATATCAAGGTACCAAACCAGATATGCTTTCCAAGTTGGAACATGGAAGAGAACCATgcataatagaaaatgaaatgcGGAATAGAATTTGTCCAG gAATCCGGAAAGGTGACAGTTATTTGCCAGAGCACTCTCGAAACCAAAGATTTCTGAAGAGCATGCAACAGTGCAATGAACAGAATGCATTTAGAAAGAGTGTTCATCTGAGCAAAACACATTTCACCCTAATTCAAGATCATATATTTAACTTACATAGAAAAGCTTTGGAATCAAGCTTAAGTTTAATTAACCAGAAGAGCAGCTATGGAATAAAGAACCCTGTGGAGTTTAATGGAGATGAGAAATCCTTTCTACATAGTGATTGTGGACAGTTGTATTCTGGAATTATATTTCCTGAAAGTACAGAACACATTAGTGCTCAATTCCAATTCCTTAAGCATCAGAGGACTCACAAAATAGAGAAATCTCTAGCCTGTGTTGAAAGTGAGAAGCCATGCAGCAGGAAATCTCAGCTTATTTCTCATGAGAgtgttcatactggagagaaacccagTGGGGGTAATCCATGTGAGAAATCCTTCTCCAGAAATGTCACATTAACTAAacatcagaaaactcaaacaCGAGACACACCCCACTTAACCAGTGAGCCCAGCAAAGGCTGTACTGTGAAGAGCAGCTCCCCTGTACATCACCAAACCTGCACAGGAGAGAAAGCCTATGTATGCAGTGAGTGTGGAAAAGGCTTCACCATGAAGCGCTATCTGATTGCACATCAGCAAACTCATAGTGGAGAGAAACCTTACGTATGTGGTGAATGTGGAAAAGGCTTCTCCGGGAAGAGTAATCTCACTGTGCATCAGCGCACCCACACGGGGGAGAAACCCTATGTATGCAGTGAGTGTGGGAAAGGCTTCACCATGAAGCGCTATCTTGCTGTACACCAGCGAACTCATACTGGAGAGAGGCCATATttgtgcagtgaatgtgggaaagaTTTCGCTGTGAAGAGTAATCTCACGGTACACCTGCGATCTCACACAGGGGAGAAATCTTACATATGTGGTGAATGTGGGAAAGGCTTCACTGTAAAGAGTAATCTCATGGTACACCAGCGAACTCACACGGGAGAGAAATCTTACCGGTGTAACGAATGCGGGAAAGGCTTCACCACAAAGCTCACTCTCATTATACACCAACGaactcacacaggagagaaaccctatgaGTGCAATGAGTGTGGTAAAGCCTTCAGTCAGAAGATATGCCTCATACAACATGAGAGGTGTCACACGGGAAAGACTCCCTTTGTATGTACTGAGTGTGGAAAATCCTATTCCCACAAGTATGGTCTCATTACCCATCAGAGAATTCACATAGGAGAGAAACCCTATGAGTGTGAtgaatgtggaaaagccttcaCCACAAAGTCAGTACTCAATGTCCATCAAAGGACTCACACAGGAGAGAGACCATATGGGTGCAGTGATTGTGAGAAAGCCTTCTCCCACTTGTCAAATCTTGTGAAACATAAGAAAATGCACATCAGAGAAATGGGTAGATCCAGTCAAGTTGGAAATGCCTTTAACAGAGTCCCAGATCATTTTTTATGA
- the ZNF614 gene encoding zinc finger protein 614 isoform X2 — translation MLENYNNLVSLGYQGTKPDMLSKLEHGREPCIIENEMRNRICPGIRKGDSYLPEHSRNQRFLKSMQQCNEQNAFRKSVHLSKTHFTLIQDHIFNLHRKALESSLSLINQKSSYGIKNPVEFNGDEKSFLHSDCGQLYSGIIFPESTEHISAQFQFLKHQRTHKIEKSLACVESEKPCSRKSQLISHESVHTGEKPSGGNPCEKSFSRNVTLTKHQKTQTRDTPHLTSEPSKGCTVKSSSPVHHQTCTGEKAYVCSECGKGFTMKRYLIAHQQTHSGEKPYVCGECGKGFSGKSNLTVHQRTHTGEKPYVCSECGKGFTMKRYLAVHQRTHTGERPYLCSECGKDFAVKSNLTVHLRSHTGEKSYICGECGKGFTVKSNLMVHQRTHTGEKSYRCNECGKGFTTKLTLIIHQRTHTGEKPYECNECGKAFSQKICLIQHERCHTGKTPFVCTECGKSYSHKYGLITHQRIHIGEKPYECDECGKAFTTKSVLNVHQRTHTGERPYGCSDCEKAFSHLSNLVKHKKMHIREMGRSSQVGNAFNRVPDHFL, via the exons ATGTTGGAGAACTATAACAATTTGGTGTCACTGG GATATCAAGGTACCAAACCAGATATGCTTTCCAAGTTGGAACATGGAAGAGAACCATgcataatagaaaatgaaatgcGGAATAGAATTTGTCCAG gAATCCGGAAAGGTGACAGTTATTTGCCAGAGCACTCTCGAAACCAAAGATTTCTGAAGAGCATGCAACAGTGCAATGAACAGAATGCATTTAGAAAGAGTGTTCATCTGAGCAAAACACATTTCACCCTAATTCAAGATCATATATTTAACTTACATAGAAAAGCTTTGGAATCAAGCTTAAGTTTAATTAACCAGAAGAGCAGCTATGGAATAAAGAACCCTGTGGAGTTTAATGGAGATGAGAAATCCTTTCTACATAGTGATTGTGGACAGTTGTATTCTGGAATTATATTTCCTGAAAGTACAGAACACATTAGTGCTCAATTCCAATTCCTTAAGCATCAGAGGACTCACAAAATAGAGAAATCTCTAGCCTGTGTTGAAAGTGAGAAGCCATGCAGCAGGAAATCTCAGCTTATTTCTCATGAGAgtgttcatactggagagaaacccagTGGGGGTAATCCATGTGAGAAATCCTTCTCCAGAAATGTCACATTAACTAAacatcagaaaactcaaacaCGAGACACACCCCACTTAACCAGTGAGCCCAGCAAAGGCTGTACTGTGAAGAGCAGCTCCCCTGTACATCACCAAACCTGCACAGGAGAGAAAGCCTATGTATGCAGTGAGTGTGGAAAAGGCTTCACCATGAAGCGCTATCTGATTGCACATCAGCAAACTCATAGTGGAGAGAAACCTTACGTATGTGGTGAATGTGGAAAAGGCTTCTCCGGGAAGAGTAATCTCACTGTGCATCAGCGCACCCACACGGGGGAGAAACCCTATGTATGCAGTGAGTGTGGGAAAGGCTTCACCATGAAGCGCTATCTTGCTGTACACCAGCGAACTCATACTGGAGAGAGGCCATATttgtgcagtgaatgtgggaaagaTTTCGCTGTGAAGAGTAATCTCACGGTACACCTGCGATCTCACACAGGGGAGAAATCTTACATATGTGGTGAATGTGGGAAAGGCTTCACTGTAAAGAGTAATCTCATGGTACACCAGCGAACTCACACGGGAGAGAAATCTTACCGGTGTAACGAATGCGGGAAAGGCTTCACCACAAAGCTCACTCTCATTATACACCAACGaactcacacaggagagaaaccctatgaGTGCAATGAGTGTGGTAAAGCCTTCAGTCAGAAGATATGCCTCATACAACATGAGAGGTGTCACACGGGAAAGACTCCCTTTGTATGTACTGAGTGTGGAAAATCCTATTCCCACAAGTATGGTCTCATTACCCATCAGAGAATTCACATAGGAGAGAAACCCTATGAGTGTGAtgaatgtggaaaagccttcaCCACAAAGTCAGTACTCAATGTCCATCAAAGGACTCACACAGGAGAGAGACCATATGGGTGCAGTGATTGTGAGAAAGCCTTCTCCCACTTGTCAAATCTTGTGAAACATAAGAAAATGCACATCAGAGAAATGGGTAGATCCAGTCAAGTTGGAAATGCCTTTAACAGAGTCCCAGATCATTTTTTATGA